One Alkalicoccus halolimnae DNA segment encodes these proteins:
- the dhaK gene encoding dihydroxyacetone kinase subunit DhaK has protein sequence MKKLMNDVEQIVDEMLNGMVLAHPNDLRRLDGTTVLVRKNAPVQGKVGIVSGGGSGHEPAHGGFVGKGMLDAAVAGEVFTSPTPDQVFEAIKAVDGGKGVLLVIKNYTGDVMNFEMAGEMAEAEGISVKQVVVNDDVAVEDSSFTSGRRGIAGTVFVHKIAGALAEQGAELNEVQAAAEKVIKNVKSMGMSLSPCTVPAAGKPGFTLADNEIEIGTGIHGEPGVERTDVKPAAEIAQILFDKIDADMHLKSGDEVAVLINGLGSTPMMELYVFNNSAAAILKEKGVHVTETIVGEWMTSLEMAGVSLTILKLDDQLTSLLHAPAETTAFKR, from the coding sequence ATGAAAAAACTGATGAATGATGTAGAGCAGATTGTCGATGAGATGCTGAACGGGATGGTGCTTGCCCACCCGAATGACCTGCGGAGACTGGACGGAACGACAGTACTCGTGCGCAAAAACGCGCCGGTACAGGGGAAAGTGGGTATTGTCAGCGGTGGAGGAAGCGGACATGAGCCGGCTCACGGCGGGTTTGTAGGCAAAGGCATGCTCGATGCAGCCGTGGCAGGAGAAGTATTTACATCCCCGACGCCGGACCAGGTATTCGAAGCGATCAAAGCGGTGGATGGAGGTAAAGGGGTTCTGCTCGTCATAAAAAACTACACCGGTGACGTCATGAACTTTGAGATGGCTGGCGAAATGGCGGAAGCAGAAGGCATTTCCGTAAAGCAGGTCGTCGTAAACGATGACGTTGCCGTCGAAGACAGTTCGTTTACGAGCGGACGGCGCGGCATCGCAGGCACGGTGTTTGTCCATAAAATCGCCGGTGCTCTCGCAGAACAGGGAGCGGAGCTGAATGAAGTCCAGGCTGCGGCAGAAAAGGTCATTAAAAACGTCAAATCCATGGGCATGTCGCTCAGTCCCTGTACGGTGCCGGCAGCAGGCAAACCGGGCTTTACACTGGCAGACAATGAAATAGAAATCGGTACCGGCATTCACGGAGAGCCGGGAGTGGAGCGGACCGATGTGAAGCCGGCTGCAGAGATCGCTCAAATCCTTTTCGATAAAATCGATGCGGATATGCACTTAAAGAGCGGGGACGAAGTGGCTGTGCTGATCAACGGGCTCGGATCGACGCCTATGATGGAGCTGTATGTGTTCAACAACAGCGCTGCCGCCATATTAAAGGAGAAAGGCGTACACGTTACGGAAACAATCGTCGGGGAGTGGATGACGTCTCTGGAAATGGCGGGAGTTTCGCTGACCATTTTAAAACTCGATGATCAATTGACCTCCCTGCTGCACGCCCCGGCAGAAACGACCGCATTTAAACGTTAA
- a CDS encoding sigma-54 interaction domain-containing protein: MKDVVIKINKKYGLHIRLAAAMISTLQHHVKSSEELRHLWIDYQGRRAQLGNLLSIVSLRIPAKAEFRLFCDKEEAAPLVDAVVKFFQEQAEEEEADEEADQLLIESSVSMEAAMSSMRHGVLVVNEDNRITYVNEAASQLIGKTESQLLYHRASETVPGSKMHDVLTKGETQWNVRQKINNRQIITNRAPIFFDEKIIGAVATFEDISSIETVSSELESVKLLQEQLQLLLSTINDAIVFIDESRALVYGNRAFIQFDAEPEDIFSSAEWEALTRKTPLKKSFEDRDGNFHVLKAEPVYVGDKFKGAVLSFTAVREMKDLLQELPGFEVRPASRVEEVAFQTLTGKSRALQETIKKAVKASATDSTIFISGESGTGKELLAKGIHQASPRRLKPFIALNCAAIPATLLESELFGHEKGSFTNAHRTHIGAFEQAEGGTLFLDEISELHPAVQSKLLRVLQEREVVRVGGKERIPVNIRIISATNQRPETLLESSSFRKDLYYRLYVVPLEMKPLRERPEDIPTLAKNYLTYYAALFQRPLHSVSPAFYEKVQNYTWPGNIRELKNGMERIMALNDSGEITEADLQFTPGQGTVREAQTLQEMEEAMIRRTAPFCRSYSQLGRKLGVSRKTAARKLKEYGLEDYLGQNVQETGL; this comes from the coding sequence ATGAAGGATGTCGTCATTAAAATAAATAAAAAATACGGCCTTCACATCCGTCTGGCTGCGGCCATGATTTCCACCCTCCAGCATCACGTGAAGTCGTCCGAAGAACTGCGCCACCTCTGGATAGATTATCAGGGAAGGCGGGCCCAGCTCGGCAACCTGCTCTCGATCGTCTCTCTCCGAATACCGGCAAAAGCGGAGTTCCGGCTTTTCTGCGATAAAGAAGAAGCGGCACCTCTTGTGGATGCAGTTGTGAAATTTTTTCAGGAGCAGGCAGAGGAGGAGGAAGCGGATGAAGAGGCGGATCAGCTCCTGATTGAGAGCTCCGTCAGTATGGAAGCTGCCATGTCTTCCATGCGGCACGGCGTCCTCGTCGTCAACGAAGACAACCGCATCACCTATGTGAACGAAGCGGCCTCCCAGCTGATAGGTAAAACCGAAAGCCAGCTCCTTTACCACCGTGCTTCCGAAACCGTACCTGGATCGAAAATGCACGACGTGCTTACGAAAGGAGAAACCCAGTGGAACGTGCGGCAGAAAATCAATAACAGGCAGATAATTACGAACCGTGCCCCGATCTTCTTTGATGAAAAAATCATCGGAGCCGTGGCAACTTTTGAAGACATTTCGAGCATCGAGACGGTTTCAAGCGAACTTGAGTCGGTCAAGCTCCTTCAGGAACAGCTGCAGCTTCTGCTTTCCACCATTAACGATGCGATCGTTTTTATTGATGAATCAAGAGCCCTCGTTTACGGGAACAGGGCCTTTATCCAGTTTGATGCAGAGCCTGAGGATATTTTCAGCAGTGCGGAATGGGAAGCCCTGACCAGGAAGACGCCGCTGAAAAAATCGTTTGAAGACCGGGACGGGAATTTTCACGTACTTAAAGCAGAGCCGGTATATGTCGGCGATAAATTCAAAGGAGCAGTGCTCAGCTTTACCGCCGTAAGAGAAATGAAAGACCTGCTTCAGGAACTGCCTGGCTTTGAGGTGCGCCCGGCCTCGCGGGTGGAGGAAGTAGCTTTTCAGACGCTGACCGGTAAAAGCCGTGCCCTTCAGGAAACGATCAAAAAAGCGGTGAAAGCTTCTGCGACAGATTCCACCATCTTTATAAGCGGTGAAAGCGGAACCGGCAAGGAGCTGCTTGCCAAAGGCATCCACCAGGCGAGCCCGAGGCGCCTTAAGCCTTTTATAGCGCTGAACTGTGCAGCTATTCCTGCGACGCTTCTGGAAAGCGAACTTTTCGGACATGAAAAAGGATCGTTTACGAATGCTCATCGCACGCACATCGGAGCTTTTGAGCAGGCAGAAGGGGGGACGCTGTTTCTAGATGAAATTTCAGAACTGCATCCTGCCGTGCAGAGTAAACTGCTGCGTGTGCTTCAGGAACGCGAAGTCGTCCGTGTCGGAGGGAAGGAAAGAATTCCGGTTAATATCAGAATCATCTCCGCCACAAACCAGCGGCCGGAAACGCTTCTGGAAAGCAGTTCCTTCCGTAAGGATCTGTATTACCGGCTGTACGTCGTTCCTCTTGAAATGAAACCGCTCCGGGAAAGGCCGGAAGATATTCCAACGCTGGCGAAAAATTACCTGACCTATTATGCAGCACTGTTTCAGCGGCCGCTTCACAGCGTATCGCCTGCCTTTTATGAGAAGGTGCAGAATTATACGTGGCCGGGAAACATCCGCGAGCTTAAAAACGGCATGGAGCGGATTATGGCCCTTAATGACAGCGGAGAAATAACAGAAGCAGATCTTCAGTTCACTCCAGGTCAGGGGACTGTCAGGGAAGCGCAGACGCTCCAGGAAATGGAGGAAGCAATGATCCGGCGGACAGCACCTTTCTGCAGAAGCTACAGTCAGCTTGGAAGAAAGCTCGGTGTTTCCCGTAAAACGGCAGCAAGAAAGTTAAAAGAATACGGGCTGGAGGATTACCTTGGACAAAATGTCCAGGAAACCGGCCTTTAG
- a CDS encoding DnaD domain protein — MKRVVLKEELAAITKDYKLAMVLNQMMYWALRTKDTAAYKKEEHLGETQVSGWIYKSGEELAEEMMMNVSSCSMRTYLKKLVAAGWLTERSNPNYKWDKTRQYRVSWRKIENDVCTAGYTLEDSWMKPSPAVRTTEDPASIQKNSASNAAVSSAIPENTSKITGQNIRQTSLLQTYEKQFGKAGPAAVQKLETWTTSDIFDDSRAVLTYALELAAAYQARSFAYVEAMLKSWIHKGKVTLQTIKETDAPREAEMPKLLLHPTPAVSGGELTAAKAEAAKWRHALKQKRNALAKADSFTCSQTGHTKSAMTK, encoded by the coding sequence ATGAAACGGGTAGTATTAAAAGAGGAACTGGCAGCGATTACGAAAGATTATAAGCTTGCGATGGTTTTAAATCAGATGATGTACTGGGCGCTTCGCACGAAGGACACGGCGGCATATAAAAAAGAAGAACATCTTGGAGAAACACAGGTTTCAGGATGGATTTATAAAAGCGGAGAGGAACTTGCCGAGGAGATGATGATGAACGTATCCAGCTGCTCGATGCGCACATATTTGAAGAAACTCGTCGCAGCGGGCTGGCTTACAGAAAGAAGCAACCCGAACTACAAATGGGATAAAACGAGACAGTACCGGGTTTCCTGGAGAAAGATTGAAAACGACGTCTGTACTGCCGGCTATACGCTTGAAGATTCCTGGATGAAACCGTCACCTGCTGTTCGAACGACGGAAGATCCCGCTTCGATTCAGAAAAATTCCGCTTCGAATGCAGCTGTTTCTTCTGCAATACCAGAAAACACTTCAAAAATTACAGGACAGAACATACGACAGACTTCCCTTCTGCAGACGTATGAAAAGCAGTTCGGCAAGGCCGGCCCCGCCGCGGTGCAAAAACTGGAGACATGGACGACATCGGATATTTTCGACGACAGCCGGGCGGTTCTCACGTACGCACTTGAACTGGCGGCAGCGTATCAGGCCCGTTCCTTTGCCTACGTCGAAGCGATGCTGAAAAGCTGGATCCATAAAGGGAAAGTCACGCTTCAAACGATTAAGGAAACGGATGCCCCGCGTGAAGCTGAGATGCCGAAACTCCTTTTGCACCCCACTCCAGCTGTTTCAGGCGGGGAACTCACAGCTGCCAAAGCAGAAGCCGCGAAATGGCGGCACGCTCTGAAACAAAAAAGAAACGCTCTGGCAAAAGCAGATTCGTTCACCTGCAGCCAGACCGGACATACGAAAAGCGCCATGACGAAATAA
- a CDS encoding SMP-30/gluconolactonase/LRE family protein, producing the protein MKEAALVLDAKAILAEGPSWDEQTQQLIWVDINGHKINLFDPVTGKNQSFDTGQHACAAVRKESGGMMVTLRDGFYSFNPKTKELTSIYDPESHLSGNRFNDGKCDPQGRFWAGTMVLEGEEGDASLYRLDPDLSVHTMLKGATVSNGMAWDPAKNVMYYIDTPTKKIMAYDYHPDTGYITNGRTAVAVSEERENPDGMTIDDEGMLWTAFFGGWGVVRFNPETGEALSEISVPAAQVTSCTFGGAAMDELYITTARDGLSDEDLKDQPHAGGIFMVKPGVSGAPSYPFRG; encoded by the coding sequence ATGAAAGAAGCAGCACTTGTACTTGATGCGAAAGCAATTTTAGCAGAAGGGCCGAGCTGGGATGAACAGACCCAGCAGCTTATCTGGGTCGATATTAATGGCCATAAAATCAACTTATTTGATCCGGTCACCGGGAAAAATCAAAGTTTCGATACCGGGCAGCATGCCTGTGCAGCCGTACGAAAAGAAAGCGGCGGCATGATGGTCACGCTTCGGGACGGCTTTTATTCCTTTAATCCGAAAACAAAAGAACTGACGAGCATTTATGACCCGGAATCCCACCTTTCCGGAAATCGTTTCAACGACGGAAAGTGCGATCCGCAGGGAAGGTTCTGGGCCGGTACGATGGTACTCGAAGGAGAGGAGGGAGATGCCAGCCTCTACAGGCTAGATCCTGATCTCTCTGTTCATACGATGCTGAAAGGCGCCACCGTTTCCAACGGGATGGCCTGGGACCCTGCTAAAAATGTGATGTACTATATTGATACGCCGACAAAAAAGATCATGGCCTATGATTACCATCCGGACACCGGCTACATTACCAATGGCAGAACCGCCGTTGCCGTAAGTGAGGAGAGAGAAAATCCCGACGGCATGACGATCGACGACGAAGGCATGCTCTGGACTGCATTCTTCGGCGGCTGGGGTGTTGTTCGTTTTAATCCGGAAACAGGGGAAGCCCTCTCCGAAATTTCTGTTCCGGCAGCCCAGGTTACTTCCTGTACGTTCGGCGGCGCGGCGATGGATGAACTGTATATTACGACGGCGAGAGACGGCCTGTCGGACGAGGATCTTAAGGATCAGCCTCATGCAGGGGGTATCTTTATGGTCAAGCCCGGTGTATCAGGCGCTCCGTCCTACCCGTTCCGCGGCTGA
- a CDS encoding LLM class flavin-dependent oxidoreductase produces MEKYRLNPDKGLEFGIYTLGDHLPDPATGKRISAQERITEIIDYARLAEQAGLDFFSVGESHQEYFATQAHAIVLSAIAQATEKIKIASSSTIVSTSDPVRVFENFATIDLISKGRAEIVAGRASRVGLFDLLGYDVRYYEELYEEKFDLLRKINEEEIINWSGRFRAPLKDAEILPRPFEGSMPIWRAVGGTPASAIKAGAAGVPMFMAHLGGPASSFKHTVDAYRQAAEENGHDSKELPIATAGFFYAAETSQQAVDELYPHINEGMKRTNGRGFPKQQFAHGMDPHSIMNVGSPQEIIEKILYQHEMFGHQRYIAQIDFGGMPMDKIEKNLELIGTEILPAVKKYTSK; encoded by the coding sequence ATGGAAAAATATCGTTTGAATCCGGACAAAGGTCTGGAATTTGGCATTTATACCCTGGGGGATCACCTGCCGGATCCTGCCACAGGAAAAAGAATATCTGCACAGGAGCGGATTACTGAAATTATTGACTATGCCCGGCTTGCAGAACAGGCGGGCCTGGATTTCTTCAGTGTAGGGGAGAGCCATCAGGAATATTTTGCGACTCAGGCTCATGCGATTGTCCTTTCCGCGATTGCGCAGGCGACGGAAAAAATAAAAATCGCCAGTTCGTCTACGATTGTCAGCACTTCGGACCCTGTCCGGGTTTTTGAAAATTTCGCGACGATTGACCTCATTTCAAAAGGACGTGCGGAAATTGTTGCCGGACGTGCTTCAAGAGTAGGTTTATTTGATCTGCTCGGCTATGATGTCCGTTATTATGAAGAGCTTTACGAAGAAAAATTTGATCTGCTCCGGAAAATAAATGAAGAAGAAATCATAAACTGGAGCGGCAGGTTCCGTGCTCCGTTGAAAGATGCCGAGATTCTGCCGCGTCCGTTTGAGGGATCGATGCCGATCTGGCGCGCTGTAGGCGGTACGCCGGCAAGTGCGATTAAAGCAGGAGCCGCGGGAGTACCGATGTTTATGGCTCATCTCGGCGGACCGGCCTCCAGTTTCAAACATACCGTGGATGCCTACCGCCAGGCAGCAGAGGAAAACGGCCATGACTCCAAAGAGCTGCCGATTGCGACAGCCGGATTTTTTTATGCGGCGGAAACTTCCCAGCAGGCCGTGGACGAGCTTTATCCTCATATTAATGAAGGAATGAAGCGGACGAACGGAAGAGGTTTTCCTAAACAGCAGTTTGCCCACGGCATGGACCCGCACAGCATTATGAATGTCGGAAGTCCTCAGGAAATTATTGAAAAGATTCTCTACCAGCACGAAATGTTCGGTCATCAGCGCTATATTGCGCAGATTGATTTCGGAGGAATGCCGATGGATAAAATCGAAAAGAACCTGGAACTCATCGGAACGGAAATTCTTCCAGCGGTCAAAAAATATACCTCGAAGTAG
- a CDS encoding DUF5412 family protein: MILSVKIIISFIKNKPFPKKLLVAALSGVVLVFSVYIYETYFFTFSKIDREFSHKGPGPETSPSDEYTANAYYEPYGGAAGGVNVWVEITDHEENNKIQTVYYSDAKKDFSMNWKDEDTLYIQNAEPDYPDSNQNIELEIGKELYHEKGLACKSLLMKDEYETCFQNE; encoded by the coding sequence TTGATTTTAAGTGTAAAGATCATCATTTCTTTCATTAAAAACAAACCTTTCCCTAAAAAACTGCTGGTTGCAGCGTTGTCTGGAGTGGTTCTGGTTTTTTCCGTTTATATTTATGAAACGTACTTTTTTACATTCAGCAAAATTGATAGGGAATTCTCCCATAAAGGGCCGGGACCTGAAACGTCACCCAGTGATGAATATACAGCTAATGCTTATTACGAACCGTATGGCGGCGCAGCAGGCGGTGTTAACGTGTGGGTTGAAATTACAGACCATGAGGAGAATAATAAAATTCAGACGGTCTATTATAGTGATGCCAAAAAGGATTTTTCTATGAATTGGAAAGATGAAGACACGTTGTACATACAAAATGCCGAACCTGATTATCCGGATTCAAATCAAAATATTGAATTAGAAATCGGCAAAGAACTATATCATGAAAAAGGCTTGGCCTGTAAAAGCCTACTAATGAAAGACGAATATGAAACCTGCTTTCAAAATGAATAA
- a CDS encoding nitrilase-related carbon-nitrogen hydrolase, with the protein MFFAAAIQFHPQLGNLTENIQRLEEAVTQAASAGAKFIVTPELAVSGYMYETRESIFPSTDTIPGAITDRFHKLCLHWNVYLVLGMPEHDEATGLLYNAAALIGPEGYIGKYRKTHLWEAEAHWAVPGNLGFPVFQTELGNIAVNICMDAVYMESSRVPALNGADILAFPTNSSAQTISMLQGWATLNGMYIVSANRADEEKGFQMAGASAIWSPYGEKLVEAGTSLDGGEEEIIYGIIDPKHYYNPNRERLLKRRPELYKDVMLHIGPWNFRKSAEPKQVEVQSFTGIDLKEKASLHEYYCFWAGKISLMQDKRQQGIPALAVLPALSATGPVSAMSYEEIVLLGQTFAVEWLPKYQHLALALETSVVVSAPECAEGHIYLSAWLIDDKGEIVHVHRSTHLQEDEVKWEPGRKPAVATIEKIGRIGILFEEEAYFPEVTTGYGIQRIDVLALLAEADSDEEYPPLIDERFHANTNSKDTLKAVWENLAMNIQAFTAYAAWEKEDGSAFTAVYAVDPYYERDVTVSADAQGIASKSITTLREGSWYNQQHWIVSRRVDHYYPLVAEAASYAPMISPQEEDDMMA; encoded by the coding sequence ATGTTTTTTGCAGCAGCCATTCAATTTCACCCACAACTAGGAAATCTCACTGAAAATATACAACGATTAGAAGAAGCGGTTACGCAGGCTGCCTCTGCTGGTGCAAAATTCATCGTCACACCTGAACTGGCCGTATCTGGATATATGTATGAAACGAGGGAAAGCATTTTCCCGAGCACAGATACGATTCCGGGTGCCATTACCGATCGTTTTCATAAGCTCTGTCTTCACTGGAACGTCTATCTTGTCCTCGGTATGCCCGAGCACGATGAGGCAACCGGTCTTTTATATAATGCGGCCGCGCTTATCGGGCCGGAAGGATATATTGGAAAATACCGCAAAACGCATTTATGGGAAGCAGAGGCCCACTGGGCTGTTCCGGGGAATCTCGGATTTCCTGTTTTTCAGACGGAGCTCGGAAATATTGCGGTTAATATCTGCATGGATGCTGTCTACATGGAAAGCTCCCGGGTTCCGGCTTTAAACGGGGCGGACATTCTTGCGTTCCCGACCAATTCCAGTGCGCAGACGATTTCCATGCTGCAGGGATGGGCGACGCTGAACGGCATGTATATCGTCAGTGCCAACCGGGCGGATGAAGAAAAAGGGTTCCAGATGGCCGGAGCAAGTGCCATCTGGTCCCCCTACGGTGAAAAGCTCGTGGAAGCCGGCACGTCCCTGGACGGCGGGGAAGAGGAAATTATCTACGGCATCATCGATCCAAAGCATTATTACAACCCGAACCGGGAACGTCTGTTAAAGCGGAGACCGGAATTATATAAAGATGTCATGCTCCATATCGGCCCGTGGAATTTCCGTAAATCAGCAGAGCCGAAACAAGTCGAGGTTCAGAGTTTCACCGGCATTGATTTGAAAGAAAAAGCGTCGCTTCACGAGTACTACTGCTTCTGGGCGGGAAAAATTTCGCTGATGCAGGATAAGCGCCAGCAGGGCATTCCTGCGCTTGCTGTACTTCCGGCGCTCAGTGCGACGGGACCTGTTTCCGCCATGTCCTATGAAGAGATCGTGCTTCTCGGCCAGACTTTTGCCGTGGAATGGCTTCCGAAGTATCAGCACTTAGCCCTTGCGCTGGAGACGAGTGTAGTCGTCAGTGCTCCGGAGTGTGCGGAGGGGCATATTTATTTGTCTGCCTGGCTGATTGATGACAAAGGGGAAATTGTCCACGTGCACCGAAGCACCCACCTGCAGGAAGACGAAGTGAAATGGGAGCCGGGAAGAAAACCGGCGGTCGCAACGATTGAAAAAATCGGACGGATCGGCATTCTTTTTGAAGAGGAAGCTTATTTCCCGGAAGTAACGACGGGATACGGCATTCAGCGGATCGACGTCCTCGCACTTCTAGCCGAAGCCGATTCCGACGAAGAATATCCGCCGCTTATTGACGAAAGGTTTCATGCAAACACCAATAGTAAAGATACGCTGAAAGCGGTCTGGGAAAACCTTGCTATGAATATCCAGGCTTTCACTGCCTATGCCGCCTGGGAAAAAGAAGACGGATCGGCATTTACTGCTGTCTACGCCGTTGATCCTTATTATGAAAGAGACGTAACTGTTTCTGCAGATGCGCAGGGCATTGCTTCCAAATCGATAACGACGCTCCGGGAAGGCTCCTGGTATAACCAGCAGCACTGGATCGTTTCCAGAAGGGTGGATCACTATTATCCTCTCGTTGCTGAAGCCGCTTCCTATGCGCCGATGATTTCTCCTCAGGAAGAAGACGACATGATGGCGTAA
- a CDS encoding rhodanese-like domain-containing protein — MSRELDGVKQVDKEELKEILSKKDPKQVVVDVREPEEYTNRHIPGVPLVPMRSIPELTEGIDKDKEYVFICRSGNRSQKVSLFLKSHGYDNVVNYEGGMLEWDGSEADGEEVQLSSVEELKNWNQQ; from the coding sequence ATGAGCCGAGAACTCGACGGTGTGAAACAGGTGGATAAAGAGGAACTGAAAGAGATTCTCTCTAAAAAAGACCCGAAACAGGTCGTCGTGGACGTCAGGGAACCGGAGGAATATACAAATCGTCATATTCCGGGTGTTCCGCTCGTTCCGATGCGCTCGATTCCGGAGCTGACAGAAGGTATCGATAAGGATAAGGAATATGTGTTCATCTGCCGAAGCGGCAACCGCTCCCAGAAAGTATCACTTTTTCTTAAATCCCACGGCTATGACAACGTCGTGAATTACGAAGGCGGTATGCTGGAATGGGACGGAAGCGAAGCGGACGGGGAAGAAGTTCAGCTTTCTTCCGTCGAAGAACTGAAAAACTGGAATCAGCAGTAA
- a CDS encoding glutathione ABC transporter substrate-binding protein yields the protein MKKALGLAACGLFFTACAAEPENNNTSEEEGSPENAEEQEMVGGEEYLQFGIASDPVSLDPHGANENVSNSINSTIYDRLVYFNEDLEIEQGLAEDLEQIEDDVWEVTVREGVTFHDGEELTPEVIQRNFERILDPDMGSPVAFIFDMIEDITVVDDSTLHITTEYPFAPLPSHLAHPGGSIVSPAIIDASYENLENGEDPFEAAQDGPAGTGYFQYEEYEPGNYVRLAKNEEYWDEEQAKVEGISFRVIPEGLTRIGELETGSLDIAYPINPSDMDRLEEADGVGVQQSESARMAYLGFNTEASPFDDADVRRAVHMAVNKEDIIEGVLAGTGREADYPIAPEVFGYSEDAATVEQDLEEAEQLLSEAGYEDGFETTLLTNDDRENEDAAQLIQAQLSQIGIEVSIESYEQGTYLEMAGEGNSEMFLGSWGTVTLDADYGLYPVFHSNNKGAAGNRSFLDNEEIDALLTEARQESDEEERLQLYEEAQNLLVEESPYAYLYYPDLVAGVSEDVEGFWQVPSSFHFLRDTEINR from the coding sequence TTGAAAAAAGCATTAGGATTAGCAGCCTGCGGGTTATTTTTTACCGCGTGCGCTGCAGAACCGGAGAACAACAATACGAGTGAGGAAGAAGGGTCACCCGAGAATGCAGAAGAACAGGAAATGGTAGGGGGAGAAGAATACCTGCAGTTTGGTATCGCCTCTGATCCGGTTTCTCTTGACCCGCACGGAGCAAATGAGAATGTTTCCAACTCGATTAACTCGACGATTTATGACAGGCTCGTTTATTTCAATGAGGATTTGGAAATCGAGCAGGGTCTTGCCGAAGACCTCGAACAGATTGAAGATGACGTGTGGGAAGTAACAGTAAGAGAAGGAGTCACGTTTCACGATGGGGAAGAATTGACGCCGGAAGTCATTCAGCGGAATTTTGAGCGGATACTCGACCCGGACATGGGTTCCCCGGTGGCTTTTATTTTTGACATGATTGAGGATATCACCGTAGTGGACGACAGCACGCTTCATATTACAACAGAGTATCCATTCGCGCCGCTTCCTTCGCACCTCGCTCATCCCGGCGGCAGCATTGTGAGTCCGGCGATTATCGATGCTTCTTACGAAAACCTTGAAAACGGAGAGGATCCGTTTGAGGCTGCTCAGGACGGGCCGGCGGGCACCGGTTATTTTCAATATGAAGAGTATGAACCAGGAAACTACGTAAGGCTCGCAAAAAATGAAGAATACTGGGACGAAGAACAGGCAAAAGTGGAAGGGATATCGTTCCGCGTTATTCCGGAAGGGCTGACACGAATCGGGGAACTGGAAACCGGATCACTCGATATTGCCTATCCTATTAACCCAAGTGACATGGACCGTCTTGAAGAAGCGGACGGCGTCGGTGTTCAGCAGTCGGAAAGTGCACGAATGGCTTACTTAGGCTTTAACACGGAAGCATCTCCGTTTGACGATGCCGACGTGCGCCGCGCTGTGCATATGGCAGTTAATAAAGAGGATATTATCGAAGGAGTACTTGCCGGGACCGGAAGAGAGGCCGACTATCCGATCGCTCCGGAAGTGTTTGGTTATTCCGAAGACGCAGCAACGGTGGAACAGGATCTTGAAGAAGCAGAGCAGCTGCTTTCAGAAGCAGGATATGAAGACGGCTTTGAAACAACGCTGCTTACCAACGACGACCGGGAAAATGAGGACGCCGCTCAGTTGATTCAGGCGCAGCTCTCCCAGATTGGTATAGAGGTTTCGATTGAATCCTACGAACAGGGCACGTATCTGGAAATGGCAGGAGAAGGAAACAGTGAAATGTTTCTTGGAAGCTGGGGCACGGTGACACTGGACGCTGATTACGGTTTGTATCCGGTTTTTCATTCTAATAATAAAGGAGCGGCAGGAAACCGCTCTTTCCTTGATAATGAAGAAATAGACGCACTGCTTACAGAGGCACGACAGGAATCGGATGAAGAGGAGCGCCTCCAGCTTTATGAAGAAGCGCAGAATCTTCTCGTCGAAGAATCGCCGTATGCGTATCTGTATTATCCGGACCTTGTAGCTGGTGTGAGCGAAGACGTAGAGGGCTTCTGGCAGGTTCCGTCGAGCTTTCACTTCCTGCGAGACACGGAAATTAACCGCTGA